The genomic stretch TTTACCCCTCCCCTCATCCCATGTTTTCCGTGTGCCTAAAACCACTTCAGATTTAGCAACTTCTAGTTAAAATACCCTATATAGTAGTATCAGAGTATATCTAACAAGTTCCTTATGCAATGAAAAAACACACACTTGCAACTAAGAGAGTAAATTCTCTTTCAAACAACGAACCGAgaatactatggtttctccttctCAAATCCTTGCACGGCTTCTCATATTTAACCAAATCCATTACAATGTCAACATCTTTCTCATTTCTTATATTAATTTCGTCCACCCTCTTGATTTCTCTCCTTCATTATGGTTTATCCTCGGTTATCCCGTTCCATCGACTCCACATTTCGGATAGATCTTGCCAACCAAGAGGAAAATTGCACAGTTTCTTCGAAAGGGCCATCGAGTGTTCCCAGTTTTCCTTCGCTATATCCCCACTTTGCTTACACCGCACCGCCTACGCGTTCATTATGGAGTAGGCAAGCATTGCATTCTTAAGAGTTGACTGGGCAAATATAGTAACCCCATATATTGCCAGCACATTTGATCTTTCTTTTGGTCATTCCCTTCCTAAAAGGACCTTCCATCATCGCCTGAGATTAACAAATGCATACGCATAGTGGCGAAGCTATGTGCAACTGGTGGGGTGTCGGGGGAGGGGGGCCTATGCCCCCCTCCCCTTCCCTCAAACCAAGTTTTTGTGTGTGCCTAAAACTTCTTGAAATTTAGCAGCTTTTGATTAAAATATCATATATAGTATGCGAGTATATCTAACAAGTTCCTTATTCTGTTAAAAAAGCAAGTTCCTTATTCAATGAACAAATAGGCCACTACAACTAAGAGAGTAAATTTTTGTACTTACGAATCAATGAAACGAgaatactatggtttctccttctCAAATTCTTGTATTGCTTCTCATATTTGACCAAATCCAGTACAATGTCAACATCTTGCTCATTTCTGATATTAGCCTTGCCCAGCCTCTCGATTGCTCTCTTCCATTCTGGCGCATCATCTGTTATCTTGTCCCAACGGCACCATAATATTGACAGATCTTGCCAACCAAGAGTCAAATTGCACATTTTCTTTGGAATGACCATCAAGTGTCCCAGTTTTCGTTCACTAAATCCTCGATGGGCTTAAACCTCATTGCCTCAGTGATCATTATGGAGTACGCAAGCATTGAGCTGACCGGGCCAATAGAGGAACCCCATATATCGCAAGTATATTTGATCTTTTTTGCCCCTTCCCTTCCTAAAAGGGCTGGCTCTCCTTCATCATCTAAAATTAACAAATGTGCAGAGCTATGTGCatctggtgtgtgtgtgtgtgtgtgtgggggggggggcggaGCCCCCTCCCTTCACTTGTTTTGTGACTTTATTTTGTGACTAAAACCGTTTCAGATTTACCAACGCTTTTGATTAAAATAGCCATGAGAGTGTATCTAAGTTCCTTATTGAACGAATAAACTCACCGTTGTAACTAAGAGAGTAAATTTTCTTAATGCTATGAGTAAATCGAGAATAATATGGTTTCTCCTTCTCAATCCTTGCACGCCATGTCATATTTGACCAAATCTAATACAATGTTAACATGTTGCTCATTTCTTATATTAGCCTTGTCGAGCCTCTCGATTGCTCTCTTCCATTCTGGCTCATCCTCAGTTATCTCGTCCCAACGACACCATAGTATGGATAGATCTGGCCAACTAAGAGGCAAGCTAGTTGCACAATTCCTTTGGAAGGACCGCCAAGTGTTCCTAGTTTTTTTTTCAGTAGATCCCCGATAGGCTTAAAGTGCATCGCCTCCGTGATCATTATGGAGTTGGCAAGCATTGCGTTCTTAACTACTAGCCAGGAAAATGTAGTAGCCCCATCCACCACAAGGACATTATGGAATATAAGTAGTCGTCTTCCTGCAGTAGAGAGGTTGGCTTGGATGAACCGGCTTCAGCCGGGGCATGAACCCTAATTTGTATTCGAATTCGTTCCCAGATAATACGAATACTAGACTCGAGACTGTAATCCTCCTCTAATCCTAGCGAGGTGTTCACAAAGAACGCATCCACAAACACTAGAGATGCAGCTAATACGAATACTAGACTCGAGACTGTAATCCTCCTCTAATCCTAGCGAGGTGTTCACAAAGAACGCATCCACAAACACTAGagatgcgtcgttctacctcttggggcatcgtttttggagcagctgctggatgttggcggttctcggtggagtggtgttcatctaccacattgttggcgctgagtctcagcggcatggtgctgcagggtatcaacgacagatgcgggatgatgtataggtgcaggatggtggagccgtctgccgtcatggtggcatcgacggcaggtcttgcaaggttaatgcgatgatctctcttgaagatggagttgcggaagacggcgggagcaactcctgtggcCGTGGgcattggcgtgcgctgagagtctgcttgactggatgtgtttctcacctgctattgggcggtttggaaaggcatttagtttaggttgatgtgagttggtgtattgtcaccctctttatcccactgtaggtatagtaaggttgcttcgagattgGTCTTTTGTATTGTTTTTTGTAAgcttcgtgaataatctaataaaaaagccgtgtgcactttggatgcagaagctggggcgatatttcccccatttcgtaaAAAAAGCTAAGTCCCGACAAAAATATTTGCGGTTTCGTCAATTTTTTGGATTCAGGttgatttttttagataaagagaATAAATTAAGATTCAGGTTGATGATGGAAGGATCTTTTCCATCCATCCTTGGGAAAACACAGagcaacacaaaaaaaaaaagacatggaAATTTGCTCCTCCTAACAGCCTTTGCAAGCTGATCCACATGGTTGAACGAAAGCTTCCATTATCAATTCCCAGTTGGCAATATACGACTCGCAAaggtgtactccctccgtccacaaataagtgtacatctaggtttTTGGATAAGTCAAACTTGTTTTATTTTGACCAACTTATTATCAAAAATTATACGCATATGTGACATTAGATTACTATATTATGAAACTACATTTTAAGGTGGATCTAGTGATACTAATCTAGTGTCATAAATGCTGCTACTTTTTCCTAAAAAGATGGTCAAATGTAATAAAGTTTGACTTATCAAAaaacctagatgtacacttatttgtggacggagggagtagcagtcAGAGAGTACAATTTATTTGATCTTTTCCCTAATCCACGGTCTATTTTGACAGCTAGCTAAGCTAGCAAGGTTACAAATTTGCTCAGCTCTGTACGTACGTTGAACGGCCAGTCGGTCGAATCGTCGGTCAGCGCAGCTCGGTGGGCGGCGCCGCCGACCTCCAGACGAGCGGCACGCGGCCCTCGCGGTCACGGCTGAGCCACTCCTGCGCGCCGCCGCGGAGCTTCTCGAGCCGCGGCGCGTCGCTCTGGTGCATCATGAACACTTTGACGACGTTGAACAGGGCGGCCAGGAGCCAGAGCACGCTCCCGCACAGGCACATGGTCCACCTCTCGACCGGGTCGCGGCGGTTGaggacggcggcgacgagaaagAGGAGGCTGCCGACGAGCACGGGGACCTGGACGCTGGACTGCAGCAGCTGCGCGCGGCCGTCGGCGCGCTCGTACACCTGGCACGCGTTCAGCGCGGAGCCCAGCAGCCAGAGCAGCGCGCCCGCGAGCATCGTGCTCGCCGCGTGCCGCTCCCGGCCGTCGCTCTGTTCCATCAGAAAGCGCACACACACGCAGAGCAGTCAGCGCCGGCGACCCGGATTGCAAACGACTCGAGTCATTGAGTGAGCGCCGACGACACGAACCTGGGAGAGGAGGAACGCGACGCCAACGATGGCGAGGACGCAGCCGGCGGCGTTGAGCGCCGGCACGAGCAGCTCGACGAGGGCGAGCTGGGGGTCGAACCGGACGAGCCCGACGCGGCAGTCGACGCCGGCGAGGTGCGCGCCCAGGTCGTGCGCGTTCACGGCCGCCACGATcacgagcgcggcggcggccaccACGAGCCCCGCCGCCCTGACGCCGCCATCGGACGACGCGCACACCGCCGCGAGCCCCGCGGCCAGGAGCAGCGTCCCGAAGACGTACGCGCCGGCGTTGATGTACTCCCACCTCCGCACCGTGAGCGCCGGCCCGTACAGGCGCGCCTCCCTCGCCGTCGCCAGCTTCACCATGATAGCAAGAAGAGTCTCCGGTTTCGTCTACGAGTCACGGCGAGCGGTGCGGATGCGACGTAAAAGAAGGCGAGAAACTGCCGATCGAGAGAGTAAATGCGGTGGGAGTTGGTGCAGAGAGTGCCATGGATGTGCGTCGGCAGAGTTTTGAAGCGAGTGTGCGTGGCGCCGTGCATGCATGGTGTCCGCGTCTAGAGGAACAGGTGGTGTTTTGATCCCTTCCAGGTGGAACCGAAACCAAGACAAAAGCActtgccgccgttgccgccgatGCTCTGCACGTGACCTATTTTCTTACTGCAACTTCCTCGGTTTCCTATGTTACCGTATTTTCAACGGGTCGACTCAAACGGATGATTTAAACGATCCATTCTATTCATTTGTGTTGGCTCGTGAACATAATGTGTTGCGCGATCTGGTTTGTCTGGACATAGTGTCTAACGACATGATAAATTCGATCCGCTGGCTAATTGGCCCATATGGAGAAAACAAATGGAAAGACATAAATTAGAAAAAACAAGCAATTATGAACTCTAATCAAGTTGAATGAGATATTTGACCATACAAGGACAAAAGATGAGCAATGTCAATTAGCGAATTTGAGCAATATTTATTTTAACTCCACCAGCATCTATTAGGATATTTGTCAGACTCGTACATTGTAAAATCCTCCGTCGGTCTATTTATAGATAATAATTAGAATCAAATGCGTACATATAAACACACTATACTACATCCAAGTGCTAAAATTGATTAGTAACGAATATGATTTTATGATTCTTTTATTTCGATCTACCTTTAATTTAGGTTGAATTAACACAAACTTTAATGAG from Lolium rigidum isolate FL_2022 chromosome 4, APGP_CSIRO_Lrig_0.1, whole genome shotgun sequence encodes the following:
- the LOC124708164 gene encoding uncharacterized protein LOC124708164, with the protein product MVKLATAREARLYGPALTVRRWEYINAGAYVFGTLLLAAGLAAVCASSDGGVRAAGLVVAAAALVIVAAVNAHDLGAHLAGVDCRVGLVRFDPQLALVELLVPALNAAGCVLAIVGVAFLLSQSDGRERHAASTMLAGALLWLLGSALNACQVYERADGRAQLLQSSVQVPVLVGSLLFLVAAVLNRRDPVERWTMCLCGSVLWLLAALFNVVKVFMMHQSDAPRLEKLRGGAQEWLSRDREGRVPLVWRSAAPPTELR